Proteins encoded in a region of the Anopheles ziemanni chromosome 2, idAnoZiCoDA_A2_x.2, whole genome shotgun sequence genome:
- the LOC131293105 gene encoding zwei Ig domain protein zig-8-like: MKQIAVVMILLNISYGHFSRSQSVDIDEPHTYTPPRHYFQTSSFDEAELEADDVAKNPLDRGPYFDISASRNVTALVGNTAYLNCRVRNLGNRTVSWIRHRDLHLLTVGKATYTSDQRYQSVHNPQLDDWSLKVLYPQQRDSGVYECQISTTPPVGYSMTLSVVEPITTVVGGPDLYIDTGSTVNLTCIVKHLPEPPPVIQWTHNGEEINYDSPRGGVSVITEKGDITTSYLLIQRARSSDSGKYTCLPSTANPMTVHVHVLNGEHPAAIQGAKGLRSNNILPFVLLLLVLGLRTFPVR; the protein is encoded by the exons ATGAAGCAAATTGCGGTTGTGATGATTCTCCTCAACATCAGCTACG GTCATTTCTCGCGCTCGCAATCGGTTGACATCGACGAAccgcacacgtacacaccaCCGAGACACTACTTCCAGACGTCGTCCTTCGACGAGGCGGAGCTGGAGGCCGACGACGTGGCGAAAAACCCGCTCGACCGGGGCCCGTACTTCGACATCTCGGCCTCGCGCAACGTCACGGCGCTCGTCGGCAACACGGCCTACCTGAACTGTCGCGTGCGAAATCTCGGCAACCGCACG GTCTCGTGGATCCGGCACCGGGATCTGCACCTGCTGACGGTGGGAAAGGCCACCTACACCTCCGACCAGCGCTACCAGAGCGTGCACAATCCCCAGCTGGACGACTGGTCGCTGAAG GTCCTCTACCCGCAGCAGCGAGATTCCGGTGTGTACGAGTGTCAGATCTCCACGACGCCCCCGGTCGGCTACTCGATGACGCTGTCGGTCGTCG AACCCATCACGACCGTTGTCGGCGGGCCGGACTTGTACATCGACACTGGGTCGACGGTGAACCTTACCTGCATAGTGAAGCATCTGCCCGAGCCGCCGCCAGTGATTCAGTGGACGCACAACGGAGAG GAAATCAACTACGATTCGCCACGCGGCGGCGTGTCGGTGATCACGGAGAAGGGTGACATCACCACGTCCTACCTGCTGATCCAGCGGGCCCGGTCCTCCGACTCCGGCAAGTACACGTGCCTACCGTCGACGGCCAACCCGATGACGGTTCACGTTCATGTGCTTAATG GCGAGCATCCTGCGGCGATACAAGGTGCCAAGGGGTTGCGGAGTAACAACATTCTGCCattcgtgctgctgctgctggtgttgggaTTACGGACCTTTCCGGTGAGATAA